The Culicoidibacter larvae DNA segment CATCATGCCAATTGAAGCCGATAACAGCATATCCTGCCCGGTAATCGGTAAGGTGCTAGTATTGCCTGTTTCCTCAGTACTTGTAGCAGTTCCGGCAATTGTTACCGTCACTGATACCGGTGCGGCACTTCCGCCAAGGGTGTCGGTAGCATGCAATACCACCTTATACGTTCCGGTTACTGAAAAATCGATTGCAGCAAAATTTGAAGTCAGAGGACTTCCATCATCAACACTTACGCCTAAGTCAGCATAGAATTCTGTTTCGGACTTTATCGTGCCAAGCGGATATTCTAGCACTGAACTTTGCACGCTGATTACCGGCACTCCTTTTAGAGTTACCTGCACATAAACCGGTGTTGATACATTTCCAGAAGTATCAACAGCAGTTATTGAGACTTGATAGGTTCCCGGCGTTTGCAAGTCAACTGCGGTTGCAAAATCAGAACTAATAATTGCATCTGCTTCGTTGCTTGACGCATTCAATTCAGCTAAGAACGTTGCCGCGTCGGGAACTGCAGCAATTGAATAATTGCGCGTCGTATTGGCAACCGCCAATACCGGTGCGACCGTGTCCTCAACGGTCACCAGCACCGGGGCGCTGGTTGCATTTGCAGCACTAATCCATACTTGGTAGTCACCAACTGTGTCAGTATCCAACCCACTCATATCCGCAGTCATTGTAACCCCATTTAGTACTGAAGCCTGAACATTAGTTAGTAGTTCATTTTCTGATAGCGTTGTGCCTTTTTCAAGTGTAATTGCCGGATGAGCCACAACTAAATTATTATTGCTGGGATTGCACTGTGCCATCACCATTTCCATCTGCCCGACCTGTGGCCGGAAAGGCTCAATATTCCATGGCAGTTTACCGGCACCGGCAAATACCGCATGGCAAATATATTGATCTTTTAAAGCTGCTTCATTATAGAAACGAATATCTTCACCAAATTTAGCGATAACTTCAGCAAAAGCCGCATCATAATCAGTTGTCGTGATACCGCACGCAGTCGGCGTCAAACTTAAAGAAATTTCCCGACCGCGAATCAACCACTCAGCACTGGCAATGTATTCGTCACAACTACTAGTAGCTTTCAGATTATTCTTTGCTGCTAAAATTTCATCAATAGACTCACTATTTACTTCCTGACTGTTTGCTTCGCTTGCTGCAAACACACTAAAATTCGGCATCAGCATTCCAGTTATAACAACCAAAACACTAAAACCAATCATTAACTTTTTCATAGATTCACTCCTATTTTTTGCTTTCAAATAATAGTAGCAAACCAGTAAATTGAATTCAATGTATATTCAGTGAATATTTCGTATTTTATGTGTATTCTTAAAATTAAAAAAATGAGCCGGCAGCTTACCTGCCGGCTCATTCAATTTTCTCAAAAAGTAAGATTACGCTTCTGCGCCTACTTCATTATCTTTTTGTTTATTTGGCTCATTGAATTTTTCTTGATCCATTAAGCCCATTGATTTATCAACAACAGTTGAAATGACCATTGCACCATTTACATTCACCATTGTACGTCCCATATCAATAATTGGGTCAATTGGCCAGATAAGTGCAACCGGTGCGAATGGTAAGCCTAAACCGCCAAGTACAACTGTTGCCGCAATTGAAGCAGTTCCCGGAATGCCGGCAATCCCAAATGATCCGATAACAATAACAACCAGCATCAAGAAGATAAATGGTAAATCAATAGCAACACCGCTCATGTTAGCAATCATAACTGCCAATACTGCCGGGAATAATCCGGCACATGCATTCATCCCCATGGTTGAACCAAGGCTTGCCGAAAAGTTCGCTACTCCAGTGCTTACACCCATACGGTCTTCTAAAGTTTCAATTGTGACTGGTAAAGTACCAAAACTTGAACTTGAAGTAAATGCTACCAATAAAGCTGGCGCTGCATTTAAAACAAATTTAACCGGATTGATACCGCGGCTGATTAAAATAATCATATGCACGGCAAACAATAATACCAAACCAATAAGCATAACTACAAAGTAAGTAGCAATTTCCTGGAATGTACTAAATCCTTGAGTAGCAGCTAAATTGAACATCAAAGCAAATACACCATAAGGAATTAATTGAATAATCATACCGGTTAAACGAGTCATAATTTTAAATCCGGCAGTAATTAGTGTTTTGAC contains these protein-coding regions:
- a CDS encoding cation:dicarboxylate symporter family transporter, giving the protein MESIVWIAIILVLFAGIIVLNVKFKKNIAFAWRVVISTLIGLAAGIIYQVMFSGYSADTSALITSQVTQVTTLIGDGFIALLRMLVVPLVFIAILNVIVNQKEQANLGKMTIRTVSLFVITVAVAALIGIGLAMAFNLGSGMTLPVGTEGWAGKEYKGIVDTIIGLLPRNPIAAMAEGNVIAVVIFAAFIGIATNKVDKKYPELIAPVKTLITAGFKIMTRLTGMIIQLIPYGVFALMFNLAATQGFSTFQEIATYFVVMLIGLVLLFAVHMIILISRGINPVKFVLNAAPALLVAFTSSSSFGTLPVTIETLEDRMGVSTGVANFSASLGSTMGMNACAGLFPAVLAVMIANMSGVAIDLPFIFLMLVVIVIGSFGIAGIPGTASIAATVVLGGLGLPFAPVALIWPIDPIIDMGRTMVNVNGAMVISTVVDKSMGLMDQEKFNEPNKQKDNEVGAEA
- a CDS encoding DUF2599 domain-containing protein, with the translated sequence MKKLMIGFSVLVVITGMLMPNFSVFAASEANSQEVNSESIDEILAAKNNLKATSSCDEYIASAEWLIRGREISLSLTPTACGITTTDYDAAFAEVIAKFGEDIRFYNEAALKDQYICHAVFAGAGKLPWNIEPFRPQVGQMEMVMAQCNPSNNNLVVAHPAITLEKGTTLSENELLTNVQASVLNGVTMTADMSGLDTDTVGDYQVWISAANATSAPVLVTVEDTVAPVLAVANTTRNYSIAAVPDAATFLAELNASSNEADAIISSDFATAVDLQTPGTYQVSITAVDTSGNVSTPVYVQVTLKGVPVISVQSSVLEYPLGTIKSETEFYADLGVSVDDGSPLTSNFAAIDFSVTGTYKVVLHATDTLGGSAAPVSVTVTIAGTATSTEETGNTSTLPITGQDMLLSASIGMMLLTVGSCSWFVGRKLMK